AAAGACCTTGTTGATGTTATGAATGAACATGTCTGCAGTGAAAGCTGAAGAACCACCAAGATTGTTCATCAACTTGCTAGTAACAAGCAATACAAGAGGTGTAGAAAAACCATCACCAACGGCTCCGATGAAGCCAAGAGTCATCAACCACATATCTACATCATCCGCATGCATGAAAATTGACCTTATGGATCCGTTCATCTTCTTCAGTTTCTCCTTCTCAttacccattttttttcttttgagaagaaaataaaaacagcaCCCAAAGAATCTCTAAACCACTTAGGATAGTACCGGGTGTTTCGTGCCTTTGCTTGCCTCCAAAACTAGTTGTCTTTTAAGACAAGTGAGAAGAGAAACAAGTGACAGGGTGATGCTTTTGGCCAAGTATTAAGAAAGAAACATGAGAAATGTCTTGTATATATAGCTATTCTTCGCGTTGTGTGGCTTTGAGTTGGTAGTGAAGAGTAAACCactgaaaggaaaaataataaaaaaaaggggtaTATTTATATGGTtactaaaatagtaaaaaaagaaagtaaatagaCCATGGATGTTGAAACAGCAAACCGTCCACCGATTTTTACATAATTGGACCAGATTAACTTGGATCGGACCAAAAAAGCCCACTTTTAAAAACTCTAAGCTAGCCCAGCCCAAGTTAGTTAAagcaaatgaaacaaaaaagcCCTACCCTCTGTTCGCCTCTCCCCCTGCTCGCCCTCGCCTACTTCAGATCAGTGGCTCGTGGCCATCATTAAAACAAAGGGAAACTAAACACTACACAGAATATGGAGAATTGACCAGTAAATGTGAAAAGGAAAACTATTAGTAGTATAAAACTTGAAAAGGGGTGCTGCATTTATGGGgagaaaataataatgttaaaaactCGGTGGAAGATAGCTGTCAACCATTTAACCACAAtcctatttttaaaaagaatatcatttaatcaattttaaatagtagtataataatttatttgaccctctaattttatgaaaaaaattattttaatcatttatttaattttaatctgtcaactatttttttttgtcaaaacatCCTTAAATGGATAAAAAAGTTAACATATACTAAACTATACTAACGTGAAATTCACGTAACAGTCTATATGCATGTAGAGGTATCCATGTGTTGGGTCTAGctcagaaaaaaaatttcggcccgtgTCCTAGGCTCGGGCTTGGCCCGGCTGAAAATATGAGCCTGAAATTTTATCCAGTCCTAGCCcgagaaaaaattcctaagcctgAGTCAggtccggcccggcccatttttttaatatacaccaaaaatttattttaaaaataaaaaataataaaaaagtattttaaaattaataaaattaaaaaaatatatatttattatattcgggccggtcCGGGCAAAAAAGTGGTGcacgaggcccggcccgttttctaaaccgGTCtagtttttttgcccaaacccatatttcgggcctatatttttacccgaaccctcccatatttcaggcgggccatcgggccgggccaggccgccTGGCCCATGGATACCTCTACATGCATGTCATGCAagcaattatttaaaaaattttaaaaaatgctaaaatctatttaaaatttaagaaaataatagaaaattattaaaattattttgagaattcaaaaaattgttaaaatgcaaaaagaataaaatttatttaaaatttatagaaaattataaaatttatttaaaaaattaaaaattatttaaaaaacaaggcGGAAAAATTCCAAAACATATGAGAATAAGATGTCACTGATGACATTTTGCAACCTTTCGAATaaattcaataatcattttgtaatcttttaaaattgagtgatcAAGATGTAAATGTACTGATTTTAATGATCTTAGGtgcaatttatcatatttaattttagatattatttttattaaatttttataaattgtatatttaaattataatcaaaGTTTAAGAGAATTATTAATGGCGGATATCCAAATCCGCAGCGATCCGAATCCCATATGGTAGCATCGAAACCATAATCTAAAACCTCTTTCCTCGTAACACTTAGAGGACCAAATCGGTGGCAGGAAGTTGAATAGGGATGACATTTGTTGCAGTTGAGGCGTGGAGACCCTTGTGCCGACATTGCagagagttgaaagagttgCATGCCATTGTATTTAGGGATATTTCAAACGGTGGATTCTATTATTACTCGAAtcgaattattattaatttaattatttgaaatataaaaatttttaattgttaatcgAATCGAGActtttgaaaatacattaactaaattgaaatatttcgattaattcggtcggttaattgaattaaccgaaatttgtatgtttttatcttttgattaaaacaaatataaaacataaaaaatacattgctaaatgttcattttctttgtttaatagtttaaaaactttaaatagaggtaaaaacaacaaataagacATTAgaaataactttaaataatatatattatttattttaattaatttgattaattactCAGTTTCGAACCAAATTAAtcgataattaaaatttcaaaaaattattaatcgaCTTCCAACCGGATTAAATTCGACCATCAATCGATTAACCTAATTAGATCGATTAATTCAAATTTACCGTATTGTGAACACCATTAATTGTATCTGTGGAGGATAACAAGCGTTTTACGAGATTTCCACCCAACACCAAAAGCAATAACAATGGTAATCATAAGCTTTTGCTTGATCAAATTGATCTAACATAAGCTTTGACCAACCAAGAGTGACCAacaaagtttagtttaaaattgaagtatttaatattactaataaaaagtggttttgaaaagttaaaatgactattttaaaaaagatgtaaaatagaaaaaaaatatgcatttaaatgatattcaaaattgttaagattataatatatgaaatgtatcaacttaacttataaaaaatattgcaattcattattaatattttatatataaaatatgaatttaaaatacttttaggcaaataatataatttttttgtaaaatttaatttgaatataaattatatttcaaatattaaaatcacatataaatataattattaccaattcaaatataatgatatatatttgaaatatattttgcaacgaaaataattatctaatataattattacaataaattacaataaatgataaatgaaagtattatatattatattttttaatttttaatttttaatttttaaaggcGAGTAAATATTTCaacataattcttcaaaaaatttaataacaagatATATGGTttttaataacatattataatatttttacccttttaatttctatataaaaggataaaattgtaatttaatataatggaTGAGAACAAACAATTATCATAATCACTCTATACccataatacaaaaataaaaataaaaagaatccaCCCTACCCTACattcacttttcaaaaataaaatatccacCATTCAAGTGAATTGGATAGATTCTCATATccactatataaaataataataataataataataataataataataataataataatccacCTCACCCTACATtcacttttcaaaaaataaaaccctCCACCATTCGTAGCGAATTGGTTCGAAATCTATCGGGTGGTTTAGGTTTTGCCATTATTAATCTTAGAAAAATTATTGGTAAAAATAGGAAATTGTTAGTATTAACTAGTTAGAAGTTTCTAAAAAGAATTAAGCATTAAAGTAATAGTTTTtcaaagaagaaacaacaaaTCTTATTTGAATGACAATAACACtgaaaaaagatgaaaagataaatttaattgatgatgaagtaatataatataatgattttttaaattttttaaaagttagttATATTGTGTGAAGCCTTATTTCAAACAAAGTTGAATTTCatcaacaaattttttaatatcattaaatgtgttttattaatttagtgtaaatgtcttttgttatttttaaattattataattgcaAAATTCACCCTCAATGTTTTAGAGTTTTTTCCACTTCATTTCGtaacatttttttgtttcaatctcatcttaatattgtaaaaatttcagataaaaccgaattaataaaaatagttagtCAATTAACGgtcaataattttattcaacGTCATCGACATCTTAATTGGTGACATTATTGATGTGACATGCTAAATTAAGATATGTGATAATAGTTGATCatgtaaatatttgttttaatagtttttttttgaataatttgactGGATTTATTTCATGtactaagaaaaaaaataggaaaattggGCTAAGAGCCACTACAAGAAGGAATGGAAACAGAAAGCAAAATGGGCTTAAACTAGCCCATCTTgactaaaataaactaaatttgaaaataaaactaatccTATACCAGTCAAATCTAGATAGCTGGACACCACTAATTTTCGTCTTTTCAAATCTATCGTCTAGTCATAATGATAGCAGGTTTCCAATTTAATGCTTTGTCTCTGCTATCTTTTGATGAAAACTCTTCAGTTTCTTCAATCCGGAGGATTTGGCCAGAGATTTCCTAATGCTCTCCGAACCATTTCTGGGGCTCCCTTCTCTAGGTAAAAGCTTTCCCTTCTTCTAAGAGCCTTATTTGCTATAGTATGGGCATAAATATTCTTTGCTTTAGGGACGAAAGTAAACTCAATCTCCTGGAATCTGTTTATTAGGCTTTGGATATCTGTGATTATTGCTCCAATGACTGATTTATTCGTGAAGTAGCTTTGGCATTTCTTGATAACAGTTTTGGAATCTCCTATAACTATTAATTTATTGACTCCCAGTCTAATCCCTAGTTTTATTGCCTGTAATCCTGCATATGCCTCTACTGTGAATGGATCTGCAACGTTGGAGTGAATAACTGCTTGTGTTGCAAGAATCTCTCTTTTCTCGTTCCATACTATTAGTCCCGAAGTCGAATTGAAATCCAAACAATCGTAAGCTGCGTCAAAATGAATTAAGATCCTTCCCCTTTTGTGTATTTATTGAAGATTGTCAGAAGAATGGAGagtaagttttctttcttttgttgctACAAGTTTTGTAATATAGACTCTGATTTCCCTTACGATTTCGGGTCCTGACATGATTCTTCTTTCATTACGAGCTGATTTCTGCTGAACCAAATGAACCATAGGCTACAATAGAAAAGTTGAAGCTGCTCTTCATTACCTTGATCAAAAACCCAAGTAAGCCATCCCcacatattatttatactctGATTCAGTACCCATGAGAAATTTAACTGATTCCAAAATTCAATCGATCTAGGGCACTGTATAAAAATATGGCAGCTATTTTCTTCATCACAACCACATCTGGGACAATGAGTATTCATCACGACCCTCTTTATTTTGAGGTTGATAAAAGATGGGACAAAATCCTAAGAAATCCTCCAAATCGTCATCTGAATCTTTGAAGGGATATGTAACTTCCATAATTTGTTGTAGAAATTTTTTGTCTCGGTatgtaataataaatcattAGGATCCCAATTAGAACCatgtaatagtttataggcaCCCCTCACCGAGAGCTCCCCTGTCGGTTCTCCTCTCCATACTTGAAGATCTTATTGTTCTGTCTCCGCAAGAGGGATCTGTAATATTTTCTCTGCAACATCCGGTTGAAAGGTATTTCTTACCAGCTCTGTTTTCCAGCTCTTGCTATTCGGCTCAATTAAATCCGAGactaatttaacattttcattgTCTTCTTGAATCATAATTTTGTCAGCTTCGATCCCCGGTATCCACAAATCTCCCAATATGGAAATTTGATCACCTCTCCCCACCCTCCAGTAGCGTCATTTATCAAGTAGCCCTCTCGCAGCCCATATACTTTTCCAGGTAAATGAAGGTAAATTCCCCAACCAAGCTTTGTAGAAATCTGAATTGggaaaatattttgctttcaaaaCACGGGCCAATAATGAATTTGGATAATTAATAAGACGTCATCCCTGTTTCGCtaataatgcaacattaaacTTCGCAAAATCACGGAAATTGAGACCACCATCTTCTTTTAATAAACACATATTCTTCCAAGCGCACCAATGGATaccttttttattaaatctcTTTCTGTACAAAGATTCTTAAGGAGTAGAAAACAAGCCATCGAGTATGTTGGGATAGCTTGGAGAACTGCCTTAATAAACACTTCCTTTCCTCCTTATGAGAGATACCTGATACtccaactattaattttttgcTTGAGTCtgtccttcaaattttgaaaagataatttctttcttttctccacCATACTAGGAAGCCCTAGATATCGCTCAAAATCATTAGCTCTTCTGACTCCAAGGATCTGTGAAACAACACACCTTTCACTCTCTATTGTATTAGTACTGAAGAAAACAAtcgatttttcaaaattcacatATTGCCCGGAACTTGACTCGTATTCTTGCAGTATCTGTTTTTATGAATGTGCTTCCCTTTCAGTAGCTTCTGCAAATAAAATACAACTGCAAATAGTAAATGGGAGATAGCCGGCCCTCTTTGACTTGCTTTAACACCTTTAAGAACATTATCACCTTTTGCTAGCCTCATTAGACTTGAGAATCCTTCTCTACAAATAAGAAATAGAAATGGACTTAGAGGATCCCCTTGTCTAAGACCTCTCGATGGGAGAAACGTTTGACCAATGTTTCCATTAAAACTCACAGAGTATGAGACTGAAGAGACGCAATTTAGTACTAAATCAACCCATCCTGGATCAAAACCTATTTTCTTCATTACACCTTCCGCAAAACCCCATTCAACCCTATCATACACCTTACTCATGTCTAGTTTAATAGCCATGAATCCTTTTTTCCCTACCCTCTTCAGTTTCAAGGTGTGTAGAATTTCATAAGCAAGTAGCACATTATCAGAAATCAGCCTTCCTGGAACAAAAGCACTCTGTGCTAAATCAATACATTTATGAATCATCCCCCGTAGCCTATTCGCAATGACTTTAGCAATCAATTTGTAAATCACATTACATAAACTAATAGGTCTAAATTGGGTAATGCTTGAGGGATTATGGATTTTTGGGATGAgcacaatattttttttattaattgaatgtaACTCCATACCTTTTTTTAATCTTTGGAGACAAAAATTGGAGACGTCATCCCCAATAATTGACCAACATTTTTGATAGAATAAGGCTGGGAAACCATCATCTCCTGATGCTTTTGTAGGTCCCATTTCTGAAAGAGCTTCCCAAATTTCCTCATTTGTGAACCTTGCCTTTAGTTTAATGTTATCTTCCTCAGAGATGCACCTTCTAATTCCTGTCAAGATATTCTCAAAGCTATTTTTCCCTCCTGTTGAAAACAAACGTAAAAAGTACGATCTAGCAATTTCCTCCATATCCTTCCACTCCTCTGTCTTTCTGCCGTCTTCACACTGCAGCTTGTGGATTCTATTTTGCTTCCTTCGTTGCGATGCTTGTTTATGAAAGAATGCTGTATTTCTGTCTCCAAGTTTCAACCAATTAATTCTGGCCCTCTACTCCCAATAgctttcatcttttcaatttctaaatTCAGATGGATTTTTGTGTCAATAATCTCTGCCAAGTTCTCCTCACTTCTATCCGCTTCAAGCAACATTTCCAATTTTGATGATAAGACCtcttttttcatcattttattcTATTGGATCCGGACACCCCACCTTTCTAACCCTCTTTTTAAGCTTTCCAACTTTTTCACAAGGTCTTCTGTTGAGTTTTCCCAAATACTTTTAGTTTCATCCAAGAATGTCTCTTCCAAAATCCACCATGCTTCAAACTTGAACCTCTTTTCTACTATCCTTTTAACTCTGTAATCCGTATCAATAAGTGGGCAATGGTCTGAGAATGAATGTAGGAGGTGTTGAATTagaaaatttggaaataaatcGCTCCATTGTTCTGTTGCCACTCCTCTGCCTAATCTTTCCTGGATATTAGTTTATGGCAAATTTCCCCATTCCCACGTAAACCTCTTACCTGAATAACTCAAATCCACTAAACTACAATCTTCTAAAGCCTTGCGAAAGGCTTCCATCCTTCTCTTCTCTCTTGGCAAACCACCTTTCTTCTCAAAACTATAtaagatttcattaaaatccCCACAAACCAGCCATGGGTTATCTCCCTGGTTTTGTAATTGTTGCAACAAGTTCCATGATTCCTCCCTATCATATGAATAAGGAGAACcataaaaatctataaatatccACTTTTCTCCATCTCCTTCTTCCCCGATGATCACATCAATATGTCTATTTGGAAAACTCTGCAGTGCTATACTAACATTCCCTCTCCATGCTAAACTAAGTCCTCCTCTAGACCCAATCGAATCAACATCAATTCCAAAGTGAAAACCACAACTTCTTCGAATTTTTTCCATccgtttttgtttattttggtcTCCATTAAGAAGATCACTTGGGGATAGTATTTCTTCAGCGAGTGCCGAAGTCGATGAACTGTCCGAGGACTCTCCAAACCTCGGACATtccaacttaatatttttattgcgACCGGTCGGCTTGCCCCTTGGCAGTCGTCGATAACAAATGGGTGATTCCATGCAATCTCCTATTTCTCCCTTCCATCTCACTACTATCCTCAATATCCCCCTCACTCTCTTTTTCCCCTCTTCCCCTACAATCATCTCATTATCTAAATCATGTTCCATAGCCATTTGACTATTAACAGTTAAAGATCTAACCCTTTCTAGTCGTGAGAAGAATCTTTTACCTTCcagattaaatcttaaaataggATCAACACTTCCCTCAAAATTTCCTACGCTTCCTCATTCATTATTTCCCCTGAATTCACCCCTTTTATTCATTCCTCCCCCGGAACCTCCTTCTTCCCTTAACCAGACACTCCTTATTGCTTGGGCTCTTCTTGATTGTGCACGCAAAGATAAATCCCATCCCATCATATCAACTTCAACCCTTGCCTCCATTTTTGCTTCACAAAAGGAGTCATTATGTCCAAGACGACCATAGTAGAAGCAAAAAAGGGTTAATCTTTCATACTTAAATCTAACGTAAAAGCACTTGTTCTTAAACATAACTTGCTTTTTCCTTTTGAGAAGGCGCCGAATGTTAACTTGAACTCTTATCCGCATGAAATTCATAGTTTCTTTCCCCAAACTAGATACATCGTATTCTTGAAAGATTCCAATAAAATTCCCTAACTGCATCGCTAAGTTATCAGAATAAAACCCAATGGGCACATCATGTATTTGAACCCAGAACGGTGATGAGATTAATGGAACTTTTAGTGGATCTTCCCCCCTTGCAACTTGTGTAAAATTAGTAGATGATTATTGAATGTCCAATGagctcatttaataactctttCCATATCTATAATAAGAAAAAACTTAAACAGATACCTTTTTTCCCCCAGATCCCTAATTTGAACACCCTTGACTAGGTGCCATAGATTAGCCATGGTGCTTTTTATTGCTGGATAATGGATGATGCTGGCTGTAAGAAAACAACCAACCAGACTAAGAAATTCTTCATTATTTACTGACTCTGAGTCACCTTATGCTTGCAAgatctcatcatcatcatcatcgagAGATAAACCCGCAAATTCTGATTCTATGGATGCTGTATGCGAACACTCAGATAAAGAAATCTCTTCAAATCTATGGAGACGATAACCgccaaaacaagaaaaaaaccaaatacTTGCCAGAGAAGTAGACAGAGACGTGCTAGGGTAGCAGACCACAATCCTTTTGTGTAttgttttaatagtttatagAAAGCATAAATACCCCTCGGAGATTTTTAAGTTATCGGTCTTAAACATCATAAATTGgcattcatataattttatttttacaaaatttctcactcattaaataatattttaatattgattaaaattatatcaattaattttttatggaaaaattattttaaaaataaaaaaagttatcactacacaaaaataggcttttagcggcgtttggataaaaaacgccgctaaagatcgagcattagcgtcGCTTTTTGGAAAACGTCGTTAAAGATatagcattagcggcgcattatgaaaaacaccgctaaaaataagcattagcggcgttttccagaaagcgccgcaaaaaacctaagcccaacgacgccgttttctgaggttttggggatttagcggcgtttttaataaagcgccgctaatgctcagggatttagcggcgtttttgaaaaatcgccgctaatgctcggggctaTAGCTGCATTTTTGAGGaggcgccgctaatgctcggggctttagcggcgtttttgaggaGGCGTCGTTAATGCTtggggctttagcggcatttttgaggaggtgccgctaatgctcaaggctttagcggcattttttgagaaagcgccgctaatgctctatttttagcggcgttttctaaaaagcgccactaatgctcagggatttaaaataatttaaaatatttgttaaaaatggaaaaattaaaattctattatttaaaataattttaaagttttttgcgtacattactgatttttaatttatatattaaataatttattatataatcgtaaaagagatagtattaattttaaaatattgaattaattatcactgtagtttagggttttaggtttagggtatatgatttagagtttaaggtttaggtgataccattttaaggtttatggattatgggtttagggttaTGGTTTATTagtttgatattttgaaattaaaaaaaacttcatttgGTAGACATGTAACAaagaaatttacaaaaaaaattgtaatagaagaattaaattcattgaaataaaaataagggtaaactacacccaatgTCACTATACAATTAGTGGATTtacattttgatcactcaactgcaaaaagttacaaaatagccACTTAACTCTTTGAAAGTTTTCATGCAAATCACTAgagtattaaattttttcctttataaaGTCCGGCTAGTGAGTTTCAAGTAATGATTTGATAATTAGTATGGTGGATCAATACCCATTGTCAAGTAGAAGAATATACCTTAGGTGTCAGAGATCAAAGAAAAAGTTGGTTGGAATTGtagaaaaggagaagaagatTGGTACAGGTGGTGCGAACAAAGAAGGCTATGCAATAATGATTTTCAATCCCAGTGTTCTTTTTATAACTTCATTGCTTGTCTTATAGCAACAGATAGTAATTCAGGATCaattaaagcttcaatgaaGATATTGAGCTACAATGTTTGGTTTATGGAAGAATTTAGAGCTTCACAAGAGGATAAAAGCTATTGGTGACCTTATTCAACTTCATTCCCTTGATATCATTTGTTTTCAAGAGGTTACTCCGatggtttagggattatggtttatggtttatggtttatggtttaaaggttggggtttaaggtttaagggttaggggttagggatttatgttttataatttagggtttaggggataggggtttagggtttagggtttaggttttagattaattagtgttttttaatttatatattaaataatttcttatataattgcaaaagagataatattaattttaatatattaacattatgattataatttaaattatttaagagataatagataaactttatatatatattaaatggtttaggatttaatgtttacttgatatttgttaaatgatgaaattttatataattaattaatgcttttgtatttaaaatatttaatataaaccatttgatgtatttaaatattagattataaaaaattgataaaaaataaaaaaagtaacatATATGGATAAGTAAttatctattttggataggatcaaattataacaaataaaaatgaaatacaaaaataaaaataaaatacaaaaactaaaaattataattttatctaattcttttaaatattacttaaaatttaaaaagttatttatttaaaatttatatgaaagatacaataatttaatataaaaattgtaaaaaagttgagcgttagcggcgtttatgaaaaaaacgccgcaaaaggtatacaatagcggcgtttttggtccAAGTGTCGTTAAAAGTCGagcaatagtggcgtttttttgcAAAACGCCACGAATATTTTTTgcgaaacgacgtcgttttgtctttatatttttttatcccaaaatttcaaatgaaatattttctttttcctcatttttcccaaaatcgatTCCCCCACCCCGAAATCCCTTTgaaatctcttcttctttttccccattttatttttcccaaaccaTATTGTTGCAAACTCGTAAGAagattaaaagaaattgaagataaGAGGATACTGACTTGAAGACGGATGGTCTTGATGAGATTCTCTCCTTCGTCAATCGCTTCCAATCTTTGAAGATGAGGCTATTGATCTCCTCCTCGACTAGCTCGATCACTAATCctgtaattttctttatttatgcttttctagggttttccttatttttaatattctattagtattttttaattgtagCAGTGAATTCTTCCATAATCGACAAGGAGGCGGTGCACCAAGTAGTCGATCTTCTATTGGATCTTTGGAGCGGTGAGGAGGAGATCTGTTTGAATATCGGATGTAATTCTTGCAAAAATCTCCTTGTTGGAAATCCAAAGACTTAGTTCGTTATGGAACACTTTGATAATTAGTAAAAGCAAGTAAAGAGGGAAAGACGATCTTGGCTTTTTTGTTTCGACCACctaaaatttcatccatgatCCTCGATCAACGTTTGTTTCTATGTCTATACACCACTGTGTTACAATCTCCTTGGATagtattatttttctaaaaagtatTGCAATCCTTATAACATTCATTATATGGCTTCTCATCTAATATGTTGGTCGGTTTCCTTTCTTTAGATCATGATTTATGAATGAAAAGTAATTCATTCTTCTTGAGGTGTCTTGATTTTCGGTGTTTGTTTACAAACCACGGTTTTGATATATGGGGCATCGAGTTAATTTGAATGTAAAGAAAATGGATCAACATAGGAAGTTTAAGACTTGTACTGGAGTTCTATTGGAGGTCTTGTAGATTCATTGATTTTAGATGATAAGAGTTGGACGACTTGTAGAAGCTGCAGATTGAGAATGTTGATAGTTTCTAGGCGATATTATATCATTCTTATGATGAGAAGTCATTCTGTCGTTATCATACATTTCATGCTACAGTCTAGCCAGTAAACCATATATGCAAGCTAGTGATCAAGCTTATGTCGATCTTGTAGACACCTCTATTTGGAGGTTGATAGAACTACATTGACAAATTGTTGATTGTCATCTGCTACAACTGCAAGAATTGAAAGGTTTGTTTCTTGCATTGCATTTAATATTGGTTAAATTTGTCAAGTTGTCATTTGAAGCTTGTATTTCTTTGTCACTATATATTTCTACTTTCTCTTTTGTCACTTAGGTATAAAATTTCGGAGGAGCTTGGAGATGGTACCTGTGGTAGTGTGTTCAAAGCCttcaatataaaaacatttgaGATTGTAAGGAACTTGATCCATTAGTtgctttttttatctttctgt
The sequence above is a segment of the Gossypium raimondii isolate GPD5lz chromosome 4, ASM2569854v1, whole genome shotgun sequence genome. Coding sequences within it:
- the LOC128040503 gene encoding uncharacterized protein LOC128040503 — encoded protein: MAMEHDLDNEMIVGEEGKKRVRGILRIVVRWKGEIGDCMESPICYRRLPRGKPTGRNKNIKLECPRFGESSDSSSTSALAEEILSPSDLLNGDQNKQKRMEKIRRSCGFHFGIDVDSIGSRGGLSLAWRGNVSIALQSFPNRHIDVIIGEEGDGEKWIFIDFYGSPYSYDREESWNLLQQLQNQGDNPWLVCGDFNEILYSFEKKGGLPREKRRMEAFRKALEDCSLVDLSYSDHCPLIDTDYRVKRIVEKRFKFEAWWILEETFLDETKSIWENSTEDLVKKLESLKRGLERNTAFFHKQASQRRKQNRIHKLQCEDGRKTEEWKDMEEIARSYFLRLFSTGGKNSFENILTGIRRCISEEDNIKLKARFTNEEIWEALSEMGPTKASGDDGFPALFYQKCWSIIGDDVSNFCLQRLKKGRLISDNVLLAYEILHTLKLKRVGKKGFMAIKLDMSKVYDRVEWGFAEGVMKKIGFDPGWVDLVLNCVSSVSYSVSFNGNIGQTFLPSRGLRQGDPLSPFLFLICREGFSSLMRLAKGDNVLKGVKASQRGPAISHLLFAVVFYLQKLLKGKHIHKNRYCKNTSQVPGNM